In Tachysurus vachellii isolate PV-2020 chromosome 3, HZAU_Pvac_v1, whole genome shotgun sequence, one genomic interval encodes:
- the LOC132843265 gene encoding E3 ubiquitin-protein ligase pellino homolog 2 isoform X2: MWPISIKYNGSLPGGDKGRKRSRFALYRRAQANGVKPSTVHILSNPQDSKAVNSRGQHSISFTLSRNQTVVVEYCHDDDTDMFQIGRSTESPIDFVVTDTPGGSKESEDSVAPSTISRFACRVVCERNPPYTARIYAAGFDSSKNIFLGEKATKWKNPDGHMDGLTTNGVLVMHPQGFPEESKQGMWREISVCGNVYTLRETRSGPIRGQLAQGESSALKDGSLVDLCGATLLWRTAEGLLKAPTLRHLDALRLELNAARPQCPVGLSTLAFPSLPRSHSLEERQPWAYLTCGHVHGRHDWGQKPEHSRECEGGPNTGCRRECPLCRSLGPYVPLWLGCEPAFYVDAGAPTHTFVPCGHVCSERTAKYWAETSLPHGTHAFQPICPFCSTPLTGRPGFTRLIFQGPVD; this comes from the exons ATGTGGCCAATATCCATAAA GTACAATGGCTCCCTTCCTGGTGGAGATAAGGGGAGGAAAAGGAGTCGCTTTGCTCTTTACAGAAGGGCACAGGCTAACGGTGTTAAGCCAAGCACTGTGCATATCCTCAGCAATCCACAGGACAGCAAG GCAGTTAATAGCAGGGGGCAGCACAGTATCTCCTTCACACTCTCTAGGAATCAAACTGTGGTGGTGGAATATTGTCATGATGATGACACAGATATGTTCCAG ATTGGCAGATCCACTGAGAGCCCCATAGACTTCGTGGTGACTGATACACCAGGAGGATCAAAAGAAAGCGAGGACTCTGTTGCACCCAGCACCATCTCGCGCTTTGCCTGCAGAGTTGTGTGTGAACGCAACCCCCCCTACACTGCCCGGATTTACGCAGCTGGCTTTGACTCCTCCAAAAACATTTTCCTTGGG GAAAAAGCAACAAAGTGGAAGAACCCAGATGGTCATATGGATGGCCTCACAACCAATGGAGTACTGGTGATGCATCCACAAGGTTTCCCAGAGGAGTCCAAGCAGGGCATGTGGAGGGAGATTTCTGTCTGTGGGAATGTCTACACTCTGAGAGAGACCAGGTCTGGCCCCATCCGTGGACAGCTG GCTCAGGGTGAAAGCAGCGCTCTGAAGGATGGCTCTCTGGTAGACCTGTGTGGTGCAACGCTGCTGTGGCGCACAGCCGAAGGCCTTCTCAAAGCTCCTACTTTGCGTCACCTGGACGCACTGCGTCTGGAGCTGAATGCAGCACGTCCACAATGCCCAGTGGGCCTGAGCACGTTGGCGTTCCCCAGCCTACCCCGTAGCCACAGCCTGGAGGAACGCCAGCCCTGGGCCTACCTTACCTGTGGCCATGTGCACGGCCGACATGACTGGGGCCAGAAGCCTGAGCACAGCCGAGAGTGTGAGGGAGGCCCTAACACAGGTTGCAGACGAGAGTGCCCTCTGTGTCGATCGCTAGGGCCCTACGTGCCCTTGTGGCTGGGCTGTGAGCCTGCATTCTATGTGGACGCAGGGGCTCCCACCCACACTTTTGTTCCCTGCGGCCATGTGTGCTCAGAGAGGACGGCAAAGTATTGGGCTGAGACATCGCTGCCACATGGGACCCACGCCTTCCAGCCCATATGCCCGTTTTGTTCTACGCCTTTGACCGGCAGACCTGGCTTCACCCGCCTCATCTTTCAAGGGCCTGTCGATTGA
- the LOC132843265 gene encoding E3 ubiquitin-protein ligase pellino homolog 2 isoform X1, producing MLSPNQNEHDRSKDPVKYGELVILGYNGSLPGGDKGRKRSRFALYRRAQANGVKPSTVHILSNPQDSKAVNSRGQHSISFTLSRNQTVVVEYCHDDDTDMFQIGRSTESPIDFVVTDTPGGSKESEDSVAPSTISRFACRVVCERNPPYTARIYAAGFDSSKNIFLGEKATKWKNPDGHMDGLTTNGVLVMHPQGFPEESKQGMWREISVCGNVYTLRETRSGPIRGQLAQGESSALKDGSLVDLCGATLLWRTAEGLLKAPTLRHLDALRLELNAARPQCPVGLSTLAFPSLPRSHSLEERQPWAYLTCGHVHGRHDWGQKPEHSRECEGGPNTGCRRECPLCRSLGPYVPLWLGCEPAFYVDAGAPTHTFVPCGHVCSERTAKYWAETSLPHGTHAFQPICPFCSTPLTGRPGFTRLIFQGPVD from the exons GTACAATGGCTCCCTTCCTGGTGGAGATAAGGGGAGGAAAAGGAGTCGCTTTGCTCTTTACAGAAGGGCACAGGCTAACGGTGTTAAGCCAAGCACTGTGCATATCCTCAGCAATCCACAGGACAGCAAG GCAGTTAATAGCAGGGGGCAGCACAGTATCTCCTTCACACTCTCTAGGAATCAAACTGTGGTGGTGGAATATTGTCATGATGATGACACAGATATGTTCCAG ATTGGCAGATCCACTGAGAGCCCCATAGACTTCGTGGTGACTGATACACCAGGAGGATCAAAAGAAAGCGAGGACTCTGTTGCACCCAGCACCATCTCGCGCTTTGCCTGCAGAGTTGTGTGTGAACGCAACCCCCCCTACACTGCCCGGATTTACGCAGCTGGCTTTGACTCCTCCAAAAACATTTTCCTTGGG GAAAAAGCAACAAAGTGGAAGAACCCAGATGGTCATATGGATGGCCTCACAACCAATGGAGTACTGGTGATGCATCCACAAGGTTTCCCAGAGGAGTCCAAGCAGGGCATGTGGAGGGAGATTTCTGTCTGTGGGAATGTCTACACTCTGAGAGAGACCAGGTCTGGCCCCATCCGTGGACAGCTG GCTCAGGGTGAAAGCAGCGCTCTGAAGGATGGCTCTCTGGTAGACCTGTGTGGTGCAACGCTGCTGTGGCGCACAGCCGAAGGCCTTCTCAAAGCTCCTACTTTGCGTCACCTGGACGCACTGCGTCTGGAGCTGAATGCAGCACGTCCACAATGCCCAGTGGGCCTGAGCACGTTGGCGTTCCCCAGCCTACCCCGTAGCCACAGCCTGGAGGAACGCCAGCCCTGGGCCTACCTTACCTGTGGCCATGTGCACGGCCGACATGACTGGGGCCAGAAGCCTGAGCACAGCCGAGAGTGTGAGGGAGGCCCTAACACAGGTTGCAGACGAGAGTGCCCTCTGTGTCGATCGCTAGGGCCCTACGTGCCCTTGTGGCTGGGCTGTGAGCCTGCATTCTATGTGGACGCAGGGGCTCCCACCCACACTTTTGTTCCCTGCGGCCATGTGTGCTCAGAGAGGACGGCAAAGTATTGGGCTGAGACATCGCTGCCACATGGGACCCACGCCTTCCAGCCCATATGCCCGTTTTGTTCTACGCCTTTGACCGGCAGACCTGGCTTCACCCGCCTCATCTTTCAAGGGCCTGTCGATTGA